GCCGGGGCCTGGCTCGACGCGGGCGGCGGCGTGCTGCTGCTCGGCGGGGCCGGCGTGGTGCTCTGCTGCTGCGCGGGCGCCGCGGCGGGGGCACCGCCACCACCGGCGGCCGGGCTCGACGGCGGGGTGCTGGAGCTGGCCGGCGGCGCCGAGCTGCTCGGGGCACCCGAGGTCGGCGTGCCCGTGGCCGGCGGCGGCGTGGTCTGCGGCGGCACGACCGGCTGCGTCGCGTTCGCGACGACCTTCCGGAAGCCGAGCTTCGCGGTCTTGCCCAGGTTCTTCGCCTGGTCGCCCTGCTCGCCGGGGACGGTGATGACGACGTTGTTGCCGTCGAGGAGGACCTCGGTGCCGCTGACGCCGATCCCGTTGACGCGCCGCTCGATGATCTGGCGGGCCTGGTTCAGGGACTCCCGGGTCGGCTGGCCCCCGTCGGGGGTGCGGGCGGTGAGCGTGACGCGGGTGCCGCCCTGCAGGTCGATGCCCAGCTTCGGGGTCGGCTTGTGGTTGCCGGTGAGGAACACCAGCGCGTACAGCACGATCACGATCAGGGCGAACAGGGCGAGATAGCGTCCCGGGCGGAGATGCCCGGCTGAAGCTGCCACGGTGCTTCGGTCTCCTCGGACGGGGTGGACCCCAAAGTTGCGGTGCCCGCCCGGAGGGTTACCGGGAGGGACTGTGTGCGATTCACTCCCGGGCACGGGTATGACGGCGGACACGCACGCAGCACCGAGACACTACTCGGTGCTGCGTGAGCCCGGCGTGCGAGGCCACACCGACTTTCGTCGGAGGTTTCCGCGGCCCGCCCAGGGTGCCGCGGGGGTTACTTCTTGCCGTGCTCCAGCGGGGGCGCCACCTGAGCGGTGGTCTGCGGCTCGTCGTCGTTCTTGATGCCGGAGCCCGACTCGATGATCGACTCCTCGGCGGGAGCGTCCGACACCTCGTCGGTGGCGTCCTCTTCGGTCTCGACGACCGGCTCGACCTTCTCGCGGACCGCGAGCCGCAGCCAGGTGGTGACCACGCCGGGGGCGATCTCGATGTCGATCGTGTTGTCGCCGGAGGCGTCGGCGACGGTGCCGTAAAGACCCGAGGTGGTCATCACGCGGTCACCGGGCGCCAGGCTGCTCTGCAGGTCCTGCTGCGCGGCCTGCTGCTTCTTCTGCTTTCGCGTGCTCATCACCAGCGGCACGGCGAGGACGAGCACGAGCAGCAGGGGCAGCAATAGCTGTTGCATGATTCTCCGTTCGACGGACACCGGGCCCAGCCGAAATGTCCGGTTTTTGGGTATGTGCTCCTGTCAAGTGTGCCAGGTACCAGCGCGGACGCCAGCACCCACCCGCCGGTTCCGGCCGCTCAGTCCTGCTCGAACGGCGAGAGCCCGCCCGGGTCGGGGCGCCCCGGGTGGTCGGCGGGCGGCACCAGGCCGAGGTGCTCCCAGGCGGCCGCCGTGGCGACCCGGCCCCGCGGGGTGCGGGCGAGCATACCGGCGCGCACGAGGTAGGGCTCGCACACCTCTTCCACAGTGGTCGCCTCCTCCCCCACGGCCACCGCCAGCGTCGAAATCCCGACCGGCCCGCCGCCGAACGACCTGGTCAGCGCGGTGAGCACCGCCCGGTCGAGCCGGTCGAGACCCAGCTCGTCGACGTCGTAGACGGCCAGCGCCGCGCGGGCGACCTCCACGGTCACCTTGCCGTCGGCGCGGACCTCGGCGTAGTCGCGGACGCGCCGCAGCAGCCGGTTCGCGATCCGGGGCGTGCCCCGCGAGCGCCCGGCGATCTCCTGGCAGCCGTCGCGGTCGATCGGGATGTCGAGGATGGTCGCGGCGCGCCGGACGACCAGCTCCAGCTCGGTGTCGGTGTAGAACTCCATCTGGCCGGTGAAGCCGAACCGGTCGCGCAGCGGGCCCGTCAGCGAACCCGAGCGCGTGGTCGCCCCGACCAGCGTGAACGGCGCGATCTCCAGCGGGATGCTGGTGGCGCCCGGGCCCTTGCCGACGACGACGTCGACCCGGAAGTCCTCCATCGCGAGGTAGAGCATCTCCTCGGCGGGGCGGGCGATCCGGTGGATCTCGTCGATGAACAGGACGTCGCCGGGCGCGAGGTTGGACAGCATCGCAGCGAGGTCGCCGGCCCGCTCCAGCGCGGGCCCGGAGGTGATCCGGATGGCCGCGCCCAGCTCGGCGGCGACGATCATCGCCATCGACGTCTTGCCCAGCCCGGGCGGGCCGGACAGCAGGACGTGGTCGGGCGGCACCCCGCGGCGGCGCGCGCTCTCCAGCACCAGCTCCAGCTGCTCGCGCACGCGCGGCTGGCCGACGAACTCGTCGAGCTTGCGGGGCCGCAGCGTGCCTTCGACGTCGCCTTCGCCGGTCTGGGCCCACGCCGAGAGGGCGTCGTCCTCGTCCTCGGTCACGGCCTCATAGTCCATGAAGGGGCCCTACCGCTTCCGGCCGAGGGTCGCCAGCGCGGCGCGCAGCACGCTGGCCGTCGTGTGGCCGTCGCCGTCGGCGAGGACCTTGTCCACGGCCTGCTCGGCCTGCTTGGCCGGGAACCCGAGCCCGGCCAGCGCCTCGACGACCTCCGCGCGCAGGGCACCGGGTGCGGTGACGGCGGGCAGGTCGCCGCCGCCGAGCGCGGTCACCTTGTCGCGCAGCTCGAGCGTGAGCCGTTCGGCGCCCTTGCGGCCGATGCCCGGCACCGAGGTGAGCA
This genomic window from Amycolatopsis mongoliensis contains:
- the yajC gene encoding preprotein translocase subunit YajC, which translates into the protein MQQLLLPLLLVLVLAVPLVMSTRKQKKQQAAQQDLQSSLAPGDRVMTTSGLYGTVADASGDNTIDIEIAPGVVTTWLRLAVREKVEPVVETEEDATDEVSDAPAEESIIESGSGIKNDDEPQTTAQVAPPLEHGKK
- the ruvB gene encoding Holliday junction branch migration DNA helicase RuvB, with amino-acid sequence MDYEAVTEDEDDALSAWAQTGEGDVEGTLRPRKLDEFVGQPRVREQLELVLESARRRGVPPDHVLLSGPPGLGKTSMAMIVAAELGAAIRITSGPALERAGDLAAMLSNLAPGDVLFIDEIHRIARPAEEMLYLAMEDFRVDVVVGKGPGATSIPLEIAPFTLVGATTRSGSLTGPLRDRFGFTGQMEFYTDTELELVVRRAATILDIPIDRDGCQEIAGRSRGTPRIANRLLRRVRDYAEVRADGKVTVEVARAALAVYDVDELGLDRLDRAVLTALTRSFGGGPVGISTLAVAVGEEATTVEEVCEPYLVRAGMLARTPRGRVATAAAWEHLGLVPPADHPGRPDPGGLSPFEQD